The following proteins come from a genomic window of Paenibacillus spongiae:
- the rhaA gene encoding L-rhamnose isomerase: MQTSIEKSYEEAKSLYQKHGIDVDQVLEALEKIKVSVHCWQGDDVRGFLFQDQELTGGISVTGNYPGAARTPKQLQADMEKAFSLIPGKHKVNLHAIYADTNEKVDLDQLEPKHFQSWVDWAKEQGLGLDFNPTCFSHEKSSDGFTLSHPDPEIRQFWIDHCIASRKIGAYFGEQLGQTCVTNVWVPDGYKDVPADRMAPRQRLKDSLDQVFAEEIDPKYNLDAVESKLFGLGSEAYVVGSHEFYMGYGITNNKLICLDAGHFHPTEVISNKLSSLALFTDGILLHVSRPMRWDSDHVVVMDDELMEIGRELVRNNLLETTHIGLDFFDASINRVAAWVIGTRNTIKALLRAMLEPVEALKQAELEGDYTTRLALTEEFKSYPFGAVWDYYCAKQGVPVREEWLAEVKTYEKEVLLKRENEAAVVK, from the coding sequence ATGCAAACGTCGATTGAAAAAAGCTACGAAGAGGCGAAGAGCCTTTACCAGAAACACGGAATTGATGTCGATCAAGTGCTGGAAGCGCTGGAGAAAATCAAAGTATCGGTTCACTGCTGGCAGGGCGACGATGTTCGCGGCTTCCTGTTCCAAGATCAAGAATTGACCGGCGGCATCTCGGTAACAGGCAACTATCCCGGCGCAGCCCGTACGCCGAAGCAGCTGCAAGCGGATATGGAGAAAGCGTTCTCGCTGATTCCAGGCAAACATAAAGTCAATCTTCATGCTATTTATGCGGATACGAATGAGAAAGTGGACTTGGACCAGCTGGAACCGAAGCATTTTCAAAGCTGGGTGGATTGGGCGAAGGAGCAAGGTCTCGGTCTTGACTTCAACCCAACCTGCTTCTCGCATGAGAAATCGAGCGACGGCTTCACGCTGAGCCATCCAGACCCGGAAATTCGCCAGTTCTGGATCGACCACTGCATCGCATCGAGAAAAATCGGCGCTTACTTCGGTGAACAGCTGGGACAAACATGCGTAACGAACGTGTGGGTTCCAGACGGCTATAAAGACGTTCCTGCAGACCGGATGGCACCTAGACAGCGCCTGAAGGATTCTTTGGATCAAGTATTCGCGGAAGAGATTGACCCTAAATACAATCTTGACGCAGTTGAAAGCAAGCTGTTCGGCCTTGGTTCCGAAGCATACGTAGTCGGCTCCCATGAGTTCTACATGGGCTATGGCATTACGAACAATAAGCTGATCTGCCTCGATGCCGGCCACTTCCATCCGACCGAAGTCATCTCGAATAAATTGTCTTCGCTGGCTCTGTTCACGGACGGCATCCTGCTGCACGTCAGCCGCCCTATGCGTTGGGATAGCGATCACGTTGTCGTTATGGATGACGAGCTGATGGAAATCGGCAGAGAGCTTGTTCGCAACAACCTGCTGGAAACGACGCATATCGGCCTCGATTTCTTCGACGCCAGCATCAACCGCGTAGCGGCATGGGTGATCGGTACGCGCAATACGATCAAGGCGCTGCTGCGTGCTATGCTGGAGCCGGTAGAAGCGTTGAAGCAAGCCGAGCTTGAAGGCGATTATACGACACGCCTTGCCCTGACGGAAGAATTCAAGTCCTATCCATTCGGCGCAGTATGGGATTACTATTGCGCGAAGCAAGGCGTCCCGGTCCGCGAAGAGTGGCTGGCCGAAGTGAAGACATATGAGAAAGAAGTTCTGCTGAAACGCGAAAACGAGGCTGCTGTCGTAAAATAG
- a CDS encoding IMP cyclohydrolase has product MLASARFANHAAHLGSIPCPGRGIIIGLTPSQCHYVQVYWIMGRSENSRNRIFKQEGTSVVNEAYDPAKMTDPSLIIYRPIMEEGPYHIVTNGDQTDTIVKGLKTGVSFETSLLAREYEPDPPHYTPRISGVIDMNHRNYTLSILKTANQQPGLCIRNFYKYDRFTPGTGHCIHTYAREEDGVLLTYAGEPYELPLPETIEESLSYYWSLLDEHNRVSLLVKHIDARTGAAKLGIINKHETGVEK; this is encoded by the coding sequence ATGCTTGCATCTGCTCGATTCGCCAATCATGCAGCACATCTAGGCAGCATCCCTTGTCCCGGTCGCGGAATCATAATCGGACTCACGCCATCGCAATGTCACTATGTGCAAGTGTACTGGATTATGGGGCGCAGCGAGAATAGCCGCAATCGAATATTCAAGCAGGAGGGGACCTCTGTCGTTAACGAGGCATACGATCCGGCAAAGATGACCGACCCTTCGTTAATCATCTACCGCCCGATTATGGAAGAGGGACCCTACCATATCGTGACCAACGGCGATCAGACCGATACGATCGTGAAAGGCTTGAAGACCGGCGTTTCGTTCGAGACGTCTCTGCTTGCCCGCGAATACGAGCCGGATCCGCCTCATTATACGCCCCGTATATCGGGGGTGATCGATATGAATCATCGGAATTATACGCTATCGATATTAAAGACTGCCAATCAACAACCAGGTTTATGTATACGGAATTTCTATAAGTATGACCGATTTACGCCGGGAACGGGACATTGCATTCATACTTACGCACGAGAGGAAGATGGTGTGCTGCTAACCTATGCCGGAGAACCGTACGAGCTTCCGCTTCCCGAGACGATTGAGGAATCGCTGTCCTATTATTGGTCACTGCTCGATGAGCATAACCGCGTATCATTGCTGGTCAAGCACATCGATGCCCGGACCGGAGCAGCGAAGCTCGGAATTATCAATAAACATGAGACGGGCGTAGAGAAATAA
- a CDS encoding DeoR/GlpR family DNA-binding transcription regulator → MLVAERYEKIVQLVNERGSIRVSELSELCHVTEETIRRDLDRLEAGGRLRRSHGGAVSVKDQQQSEIPYFEREIIHAEEKKRIAEEAISRIQPHDRILLDASSTAWYMASIVPDIPLTVLTNSIKVAIELSNKDKIEVISTGGLMAQRSLSYVGPLAERSLDAYHVNKVFLSCKGVHLERGISESNELQARIKEKMIGIADQVIILADASKFGVNAFTHVADLSSVNEIITDARIPQETVTILKERHIEVTTV, encoded by the coding sequence ATGCTTGTTGCGGAGCGTTATGAGAAAATTGTTCAGCTGGTGAATGAAAGAGGAAGCATCCGGGTATCCGAATTGAGCGAGCTGTGCCATGTCACGGAGGAAACGATCCGCCGCGATCTGGACCGCCTCGAAGCGGGCGGGCGTTTGCGCCGCTCCCATGGGGGAGCCGTCAGCGTGAAGGATCAGCAGCAGTCCGAGATCCCTTACTTCGAAAGGGAGATCATTCACGCGGAAGAGAAGAAGCGGATCGCCGAAGAGGCCATCAGCCGCATTCAGCCGCATGACCGGATTCTGCTTGATGCAAGCTCGACCGCATGGTATATGGCTTCCATCGTACCCGATATTCCGCTCACCGTGCTGACCAATTCGATCAAAGTCGCAATCGAGCTGAGCAATAAAGATAAGATTGAAGTCATTTCCACAGGCGGATTAATGGCGCAGCGGTCGTTGTCCTATGTCGGACCGCTCGCCGAACGCTCACTCGATGCGTACCACGTCAATAAAGTGTTCCTATCCTGCAAGGGCGTCCACCTGGAGCGGGGGATCAGCGAATCGAACGAGCTTCAAGCGCGGATCAAGGAGAAGATGATCGGCATTGCCGATCAAGTCATTATCCTGGCCGATGCGAGCAAGTTCGGGGTTAATGCGTTTACGCACGTCGCGGATTTGTCCAGCGTGAATGAGATCATTACCGATGCGCGCATCCCGCAGGAAACGGTCACGATCTTGAAGGAACGCCATATCGAAGTGACGACGGTTTGA
- a CDS encoding pyridoxamine 5'-phosphate oxidase family protein: MNLHRFKETITTEDELRQLLGYPNPIVQQKTITNIDAHCRAFIARSPMVYLATSDGQGSCDVSPRGDAPGFVLVVDEKHLLIPERPGNRKMDSFLNLLENPQAGLLFIIPGLEETLRINGRASIITDPEWMEKMSSHGKIPKLAIAVEADACYFHCGKAFRRSELWKPETWPDLSSMTPVAKMLADHVGSADITAETVAQGLQDSYANRLY, encoded by the coding sequence ATGAATCTGCACCGTTTCAAGGAGACGATCACGACAGAAGACGAGCTTCGCCAGCTGCTTGGTTATCCGAACCCGATTGTCCAGCAGAAGACGATAACGAATATCGATGCGCATTGCCGCGCATTTATCGCGCGATCGCCGATGGTCTATCTGGCGACGTCGGACGGACAGGGATCATGCGACGTATCGCCAAGAGGAGACGCGCCGGGATTTGTGCTCGTTGTGGATGAGAAGCATCTTCTCATCCCTGAGCGTCCGGGTAACCGCAAGATGGATTCCTTTCTCAATCTGCTGGAAAATCCGCAAGCCGGCCTATTATTCATCATCCCCGGTCTGGAAGAGACGCTTCGGATCAACGGGCGGGCAAGTATTATTACAGACCCGGAGTGGATGGAGAAGATGAGCTCGCATGGGAAAATCCCAAAGCTGGCCATTGCTGTCGAAGCGGATGCTTGCTATTTTCATTGCGGCAAAGCGTTCCGTCGGTCGGAATTATGGAAGCCCGAAACATGGCCAGACCTTTCTTCCATGACCCCGGTCGCGAAGATGCTTGCTGATCATGTCGGTTCCGCCGACATCACCGCCGAGACGGTAGCTCAAGGGCTGCAGGATAGCTACGCGAATAGACTGTATTAG
- a CDS encoding nucleotidyltransferase family protein has translation MERLLRSYIMEHPAMLDDLRHVRELELPDGYVAAGYIRNYVWDRLHHDDIRSAHNDVDVVYYDPNILGEERDRILEQSLIAATGNGKWSVKNQARMHMRNKETAYTSVEDALSRWPETATAIGIRLEWNDELSICCPYGLDDLFNMIVRRSPLFADRAYYLKRIADKRWKQLWPSLTIIED, from the coding sequence ATGGAACGGTTATTGAGAAGCTATATTATGGAACATCCGGCTATGTTGGACGATTTAAGACACGTCCGGGAACTGGAGCTTCCCGATGGTTACGTGGCGGCAGGCTACATACGCAATTATGTATGGGACAGACTGCATCATGATGACATCCGCTCCGCTCACAACGATGTTGATGTGGTCTACTACGATCCGAATATTCTTGGCGAGGAGCGGGATCGGATCCTGGAACAGTCGCTTATCGCTGCAACCGGCAATGGGAAGTGGTCGGTGAAGAATCAAGCGCGCATGCATATGCGCAATAAGGAAACCGCGTACACTTCTGTAGAAGATGCATTAAGCCGTTGGCCGGAGACGGCTACCGCAATCGGCATCAGGCTCGAATGGAACGATGAGCTGAGCATATGCTGTCCTTACGGGCTTGATGACTTATTCAATATGATCGTGAGACGAAGTCCCTTATTTGCGGACAGAGCCTACTATTTGAAGCGTATTGCGGATAAACGATGGAAGCAATTATGGCCAAGCCTAACCATTATTGAGGACTGA
- the dgoD gene encoding galactonate dehydratase has translation MRITRMETFVVPPRWLFLKVETDEGIVGWGEPIVEGKAHTVQAAVEELSGYLIGKDPLRIEDHWQVMYRGGFYRGGAILMSAIAGIDQALWDIKGKFFNAPVYQLMGGACREKMKVYSWIGGDRPSDVGASALRAKEAGFTAVKMNGTEELQYVDTHEKIDQVLERVAAVREAAGPYMGIGIDFHGRVHKPMAKVLAKELEPFRPLFIEEPVLSENNESLREIAHATNIPIATGERMFSRWDFKSLLADGYVDIIQPDLSHAGGITECKKIASMAEAYDVAMAPHCPLGPIALAACLQVDATCHNAFIQEQSLGIHYNQGNDLLDYISDHTVFEYKDGFVTIPPGPGLGIEINEEQVRKMAQIGHRWQNPLWRHEDGSVAEW, from the coding sequence ATGCGTATTACCCGTATGGAAACCTTCGTCGTGCCGCCCCGCTGGCTGTTCCTGAAAGTCGAAACCGACGAGGGCATCGTCGGATGGGGAGAGCCCATCGTGGAAGGAAAAGCCCACACCGTCCAGGCTGCCGTGGAAGAGCTGAGCGGTTATTTGATCGGCAAGGATCCGCTGCGCATTGAAGACCATTGGCAGGTCATGTACAGGGGCGGCTTCTACCGGGGCGGCGCTATTCTAATGAGCGCCATCGCCGGGATCGACCAAGCGTTGTGGGACATTAAGGGCAAGTTTTTCAACGCCCCGGTCTATCAATTGATGGGAGGCGCCTGCCGCGAGAAGATGAAGGTGTATTCCTGGATCGGCGGCGACCGGCCAAGCGATGTCGGCGCTTCCGCGCTGCGTGCCAAGGAAGCGGGCTTCACTGCGGTTAAGATGAACGGTACGGAGGAGCTGCAGTACGTCGATACGCATGAGAAGATCGATCAGGTGCTGGAGCGGGTCGCCGCAGTCCGCGAGGCTGCTGGTCCTTATATGGGGATCGGGATCGACTTCCATGGACGCGTTCATAAACCGATGGCCAAAGTGCTTGCGAAGGAGCTGGAGCCGTTCCGGCCTCTGTTCATCGAGGAGCCCGTATTGAGCGAGAACAACGAGTCCTTGCGCGAAATCGCCCATGCGACGAATATCCCGATCGCAACCGGCGAGCGGATGTTCTCGCGTTGGGATTTCAAATCGCTGCTGGCTGACGGCTACGTGGACATTATCCAGCCGGACCTGTCGCATGCCGGTGGCATTACGGAATGCAAGAAGATCGCTTCCATGGCGGAGGCCTATGATGTCGCGATGGCGCCTCATTGCCCGCTCGGCCCGATCGCGCTGGCCGCTTGCCTGCAGGTGGATGCGACCTGCCACAACGCCTTTATCCAGGAACAGAGTCTCGGCATTCATTATAATCAAGGCAATGACCTGCTTGACTACATTAGCGATCATACCGTCTTCGAATATAAAGATGGTTTCGTCACCATTCCTCCGGGGCCGGGCCTCGGCATCGAAATCAACGAGGAGCAGGTGCGCAAGATGGCACAGATCGGCCATCGGTGGCAGAATCCGCTCTGGCGTCACGAGGACGGCAGCGTAGCGGAGTGGTAA
- a CDS encoding FadR/GntR family transcriptional regulator, which produces MKKLAHEAIIERVKLKISSGEWKPGVRLPTTKQLAAEFGLSMTAVREALRVLENQRIVSVEHGRGIYIQNDPGLLDDPAGKLRELEESTLLELLEARIVLEPELAAFCAERATPSQVKEIRMLALRMEEEIREGIDHYATDLKFHVTIAEGANNPLLSQMLSAISDLSAQGRRETNKLPHSKAKAASYHKLIAIAIEEREPDQARSLMKTHISDMITAVKKAIAQ; this is translated from the coding sequence ATGAAGAAGCTGGCCCACGAGGCGATTATCGAGCGTGTGAAGCTGAAGATTTCGAGCGGCGAATGGAAGCCTGGCGTGCGCCTTCCGACAACGAAGCAGCTGGCAGCCGAGTTCGGTCTCAGCATGACCGCGGTTCGCGAGGCGCTCCGGGTGCTCGAGAACCAGCGCATCGTGAGCGTGGAGCATGGACGCGGCATCTATATCCAGAATGACCCCGGCCTGCTGGACGATCCCGCGGGCAAGCTGCGCGAACTGGAAGAGAGCACGCTGCTGGAGCTGCTGGAAGCCCGCATCGTACTCGAACCGGAATTGGCTGCCTTCTGCGCAGAACGGGCCACGCCCTCCCAGGTGAAGGAGATCCGCATGCTGGCATTACGGATGGAGGAGGAAATTCGGGAAGGCATCGATCACTATGCCACCGACCTTAAGTTTCATGTAACGATAGCCGAGGGTGCCAACAACCCGCTTCTGTCGCAGATGCTGTCCGCGATCTCCGATCTGTCGGCCCAAGGACGCCGCGAGACGAACAAGCTTCCTCACAGCAAGGCGAAGGCAGCCAGCTACCATAAGCTGATTGCGATTGCGATTGAGGAACGCGAACCGGATCAAGCCCGCTCGCTCATGAAAACCCACATCAGCGATATGATTACAGCCGTGAAGAAGGCAATCGCCCAATAG
- a CDS encoding LutC/YkgG family protein, translating into MAEPQTHQQWLDELEAESRSKQEKFMNGIAAKLGRPRVTDAPKHPFRGAPDFWNKFEWSQDERIQQFTENFKAAGGHVARLTDMEAAKQFIVDKANAMSAKYIVRQNQAELEALGLEGALPDASISAWNSDPGQSWKARAAEADFGVVIADYAAAYTGSVTVLSSKDKGRSVSLLPTVLMVIIPLERLKTRLGEILPDFDRAGRANLPAGIHFISGPSRSADIENDLTIGVHGPGIVYALIVG; encoded by the coding sequence ATGGCTGAGCCGCAAACACATCAACAATGGCTGGATGAGCTGGAAGCGGAGTCCCGCTCGAAACAGGAGAAGTTCATGAACGGCATTGCCGCCAAGCTGGGACGGCCGAGAGTAACGGATGCGCCGAAGCACCCCTTCCGCGGGGCGCCTGACTTCTGGAACAAATTCGAATGGTCGCAGGACGAGCGCATACAACAGTTTACGGAGAACTTCAAGGCTGCTGGAGGACATGTTGCCCGGCTAACGGACATGGAGGCGGCGAAGCAGTTCATCGTAGACAAAGCCAATGCGATGAGCGCGAAATATATCGTGCGGCAGAATCAGGCGGAGCTAGAGGCGCTCGGGCTTGAAGGAGCGCTTCCCGATGCGTCCATATCCGCCTGGAACAGCGATCCGGGCCAGTCGTGGAAAGCACGCGCCGCGGAAGCGGATTTCGGCGTCGTCATCGCAGATTATGCGGCAGCTTACACGGGATCGGTAACGGTATTGTCCTCCAAGGATAAAGGCCGTTCCGTCAGCTTGCTGCCAACCGTGCTGATGGTCATTATTCCGCTGGAGCGTCTGAAGACGCGGCTGGGCGAGATACTTCCCGACTTCGACCGTGCCGGAAGGGCTAACTTGCCGGCAGGCATTCACTTTATTTCCGGTCCAAGCCGTTCGGCCGATATCGAGAACGATCTGACGATCGGCGTACACGGTCCGGGTATCGTCTACGCGCTCATCGTCGGTTAA
- a CDS encoding (Fe-S)-binding protein has protein sequence MKVSLFITCMSDAIYPRVGEAMVRLLARYGVQLDFPKVQTCCGQPAFNSGYWEEARATAATILDAFEDSDFVISPSGSCTGMIHHYPKLFEKDPVQLERAKELQDKSYEFTQFLVNVLGVTDVGASFPHKVTYHPSCHGSRLLGVKEEPITLMKHVKGLELVPLPFAEDCCGFGGTFAVKMADISGAMVTEKADHVLESEAEVLVGLDMACLMNIGGNLRYRNEPVRVMHLAELLYEGVK, from the coding sequence TTGAAAGTTTCCCTATTCATTACTTGTATGAGCGATGCCATTTACCCGCGGGTGGGTGAGGCGATGGTGCGTCTGCTTGCCCGTTACGGGGTTCAGCTGGACTTCCCGAAGGTGCAGACATGCTGCGGCCAGCCTGCTTTTAACAGCGGTTACTGGGAAGAAGCGCGCGCAACGGCAGCGACGATTCTGGATGCTTTCGAAGACAGCGACTTTGTTATCTCGCCTTCCGGCTCTTGTACCGGCATGATACATCATTACCCGAAACTATTCGAGAAGGATCCGGTTCAGCTCGAGCGAGCGAAGGAACTGCAGGACAAGTCGTACGAGTTCACTCAATTTCTTGTTAATGTATTGGGTGTGACGGATGTGGGGGCCAGCTTCCCGCATAAGGTGACGTACCATCCTTCATGCCACGGAAGCCGTCTGCTTGGCGTTAAGGAAGAACCGATAACGCTGATGAAGCACGTGAAGGGCCTTGAGTTGGTACCGCTTCCTTTTGCCGAAGACTGCTGCGGGTTCGGCGGCACATTCGCCGTGAAGATGGCGGACATCTCAGGCGCCATGGTGACCGAGAAGGCCGATCACGTACTCGAATCGGAAGCGGAAGTGCTGGTCGGTCTGGATATGGCTTGCCTGATGAATATCGGCGGCAATTTGCGTTACCGGAATGAACCGGTACGAGTCATGCACTTGGCGGAACTGCTTTACGAAGGAGTGAAATAA
- a CDS encoding sensory rhodopsin transducer yields MSKARGEKVWYIPDGFIPPTSAAGAYESHESVCVLNTSTEEALLKFTIFFEDRDPIENILVVCPGRRTRHIRTSSLSHEGTSIPVGVPYAIEVISDIPVIVQYSRLDATQAENALMTTLGYAIK; encoded by the coding sequence ATGTCTAAAGCAAGAGGCGAGAAAGTCTGGTATATTCCTGACGGTTTCATTCCCCCAACGAGCGCGGCTGGCGCTTATGAGAGCCATGAATCGGTATGCGTGCTGAACACGTCCACCGAGGAAGCGCTATTGAAATTCACGATCTTCTTCGAGGATCGGGATCCGATTGAGAACATTCTCGTCGTCTGCCCCGGTCGCCGGACCAGACATATCCGCACGAGTTCGCTAAGTCACGAAGGGACGTCGATTCCGGTCGGCGTTCCCTACGCGATCGAAGTGATCAGCGACATTCCGGTTATCGTGCAGTACAGCCGGCTTGACGCGACGCAGGCTGAGAACGCTTTAATGACAACATTGGGCTATGCCATCAAATAA
- a CDS encoding LutB/LldF family L-lactate oxidation iron-sulfur protein, producing the protein MSTTGTAGTVKERADLALNDDFLRKAVRFTTERLRNGKKKASEDHGNWDEWRERGRQIRLHTIAHLDYYLNLFTENARANGVHIHFADTAADAVKIALAIAERKQAKTIVKSKSMVTEELHLNHHLEKIGVEAIETDLGEYIIQLAGETPSHIIIPAIHKNRYQIADLLSADAGETLAPDTTVLAGFVRKKLREKFLEADIGMTGCNFAIAETGSMVLFENEGNARMVTTVPKTQITLMGMERIIPSWTDLEVMATLLPRSATGQKLTVYMSGISGPRRSEDADGPEEMHIIIVDNGRSLQLGDPEFQELLNCIRCGACLNACPVYRHIGGHAYGGTYSGPIGAVLTPSLQKNVAEWDDIANASSLCGACYEACPVKIPLHDMLVYLRRRKVEAGHGNKIESIGMKGFASVMGGSKRFRTVINLGKLGQKLVVRSGEIRTKIGPLKGWNSYRVTPSIPKETFRDRWGTIEEEIRHGLKEMDPAVRKRMEAAVKNRDKGGHGHG; encoded by the coding sequence ATGAGTACGACGGGAACGGCAGGTACGGTTAAAGAGCGTGCGGATTTGGCGCTTAACGACGATTTCTTGCGCAAAGCGGTCCGGTTCACGACCGAAAGGCTTCGCAACGGGAAGAAGAAGGCATCCGAGGATCACGGCAATTGGGATGAATGGCGGGAGCGCGGCCGGCAGATCCGGCTGCATACGATCGCTCATCTTGATTATTATTTGAATCTATTTACGGAGAATGCCCGTGCGAACGGCGTTCATATCCACTTTGCGGATACGGCAGCGGACGCGGTTAAGATTGCGCTGGCGATAGCCGAACGCAAACAGGCGAAGACGATCGTGAAGTCGAAGTCCATGGTAACCGAAGAGCTGCATCTTAACCATCATCTCGAGAAGATCGGCGTAGAAGCGATTGAAACCGATTTGGGCGAATATATCATTCAGCTCGCGGGAGAGACGCCATCCCATATCATCATCCCTGCCATCCATAAGAACCGCTATCAGATTGCGGATCTCCTATCTGCGGATGCGGGCGAGACGCTTGCGCCGGACACCACTGTACTGGCTGGATTTGTACGCAAGAAGCTGCGCGAGAAATTTCTGGAGGCCGATATCGGGATGACGGGCTGCAATTTTGCGATTGCGGAGACCGGCTCCATGGTCCTGTTCGAGAACGAAGGCAATGCGCGTATGGTAACGACGGTACCGAAGACACAGATAACGCTGATGGGCATGGAACGGATTATTCCTTCCTGGACGGATCTGGAGGTCATGGCTACGCTGCTTCCGCGTTCCGCCACCGGACAGAAGCTGACGGTCTACATGTCCGGCATTTCGGGTCCCCGCCGCTCCGAAGACGCTGACGGTCCGGAAGAAATGCACATCATTATTGTCGATAACGGACGTTCCTTACAGCTCGGCGATCCTGAATTCCAGGAGCTGCTTAACTGTATCCGCTGCGGCGCTTGTCTGAACGCTTGCCCGGTTTACCGCCACATCGGCGGTCACGCTTATGGCGGCACGTACAGCGGTCCGATCGGCGCCGTTCTGACGCCGTCGCTGCAGAAGAACGTGGCCGAATGGGACGATATCGCAAACGCGTCCAGCTTATGCGGAGCCTGCTATGAGGCTTGTCCTGTGAAAATTCCGCTGCATGATATGCTGGTTTACTTGCGCAGGCGGAAGGTCGAGGCAGGTCATGGCAACAAGATCGAGAGCATCGGAATGAAAGGCTTCGCCTCGGTGATGGGTGGTTCGAAGCGGTTCCGCACCGTCATTAATCTGGGCAAGCTGGGCCAGAAGCTGGTCGTCCGCAGCGGGGAAATCCGGACGAAGATCGGGCCGCTGAAGGGCTGGAACAGCTATCGCGTCACACCGAGCATACCGAAGGAAACGTTCCGCGATCGATGGGGAACCATCGAGGAAGAGATTCGCCATGGCCTGAAGGAGATGGATCCGGCGGTCCGCAAGCGTATGGAAGCGGCCGTGAAGAATAGGGATAAAGGGGGACACGGCCATGGCTGA
- a CDS encoding rhamnulokinase translates to MSILAFDLGASSGRALLGRLTDRKIEVEELHRFPNDPVQVGDRLHWDILRLVHEIKQGLLKAKHQDIALKSIGIDSWAVDFGFIDKNGELVGNPYHYRDRQTDGAMEALFAELPAKEIFGRTGIQFLQFNTIFQLYALKKANSPWLQQADRFLMIPDLLRYFLTGDMYNEFSNATTTQLYNPIKGNWDGELLDKLGIPQSWFGPILQPGASAGKLRHSVCSELGIDSIPVYAVAEHDTGSAVAAVPALDRSFAYLSCGTWSLMGTEVDQPVINDLAGELNFTNEGGVDGTFRLLKNIMGLWVLQESRREWERTGKSYTFPELVASAEKAAPFAAFIDPDDPMFLHPGDMPAQIRSYCLQTGQQPPEDVGAIVRCILESLALKYRYVLELTERLSGKQFNGLHMVGGGIHNTLLCAWSANAIGKPVWAGPAEGSAIGNLVVQWIAQGELADIWEARQVIRESFPVTVYEPENRSEWEQAYGRFLQITRLA, encoded by the coding sequence GTGAGTATTCTCGCATTTGATTTAGGAGCGAGCAGCGGCAGAGCGTTACTCGGCCGTCTCACGGACCGCAAGATCGAAGTGGAGGAGCTTCACCGCTTCCCTAATGACCCGGTGCAGGTGGGCGACCGCCTGCATTGGGACATTCTTCGTCTGGTTCACGAGATCAAGCAAGGGCTGCTCAAGGCGAAGCATCAAGACATTGCGCTGAAGAGCATCGGAATCGATTCGTGGGCGGTCGATTTCGGCTTCATCGATAAGAATGGCGAGCTGGTGGGCAATCCGTATCATTACCGCGACCGTCAAACGGACGGAGCGATGGAAGCGCTGTTCGCCGAGCTGCCGGCCAAGGAAATATTCGGACGTACAGGCATTCAGTTCCTGCAGTTCAATACGATCTTTCAGCTATACGCGCTGAAGAAGGCGAATTCGCCGTGGCTGCAGCAAGCGGATCGCTTTCTCATGATTCCGGACCTGCTTCGTTATTTCTTAACGGGTGACATGTATAATGAATTCTCCAACGCCACGACGACGCAGCTGTACAATCCCATTAAAGGAAATTGGGATGGAGAGCTGCTGGATAAGCTTGGTATCCCGCAATCGTGGTTCGGCCCAATCCTTCAGCCGGGCGCGAGCGCAGGCAAGTTAAGACACTCAGTCTGTTCCGAGCTTGGCATCGACTCGATTCCGGTCTATGCCGTGGCGGAGCATGATACGGGTTCAGCGGTCGCCGCCGTTCCCGCATTGGATCGTTCCTTCGCTTATTTAAGCTGCGGAACGTGGTCACTGATGGGAACCGAAGTCGATCAGCCCGTCATTAACGACCTGGCCGGCGAACTCAATTTCACGAACGAAGGCGGCGTAGACGGCACGTTCCGGCTGCTTAAGAATATTATGGGCCTGTGGGTGCTGCAGGAGAGCAGACGGGAATGGGAACGGACAGGGAAGTCTTATACGTTCCCGGAGCTTGTCGCTTCAGCCGAGAAAGCGGCTCCATTCGCGGCATTCATCGATCCGGACGACCCGATGTTCCTGCATCCGGGCGACATGCCGGCCCAAATCCGCAGCTACTGCCTGCAGACAGGCCAGCAGCCGCCGGAGGATGTCGGTGCGATTGTCAGGTGCATTCTGGAGAGTCTTGCGTTAAAATACCGTTATGTGCTTGAATTGACAGAGCGTCTGTCCGGCAAGCAATTCAACGGGCTTCATATGGTAGGCGGCGGTATCCATAATACGCTGCTGTGCGCATGGTCGGCTAATGCCATCGGCAAGCCGGTATGGGCAGGACCAGCCGAAGGCAGCGCGATCGGCAACCTGGTCGTGCAGTGGATCGCGCAGGGCGAGCTCGCCGACATCTGGGAAGCGCGTCAAGTCATCCGCGAATCGTTCCCGGTGACGGTGTACGAACCCGAGAACCGTTCCGAATGGGAGCAGGCTTACGGCCGGTTTTTGCAGATAACAAGGCTGGCTTAA